In Anseongella ginsenosidimutans, one genomic interval encodes:
- a CDS encoding thioredoxin family protein: MKKLLFLLGAGLLFSMPFAYAQPSYSGGYAIGDKAVSFSLKNVDGRMVSLDDYDSAKGYVIIFTCNTCPYSRAYESRIKQLHEKYASGGFPVLAINPNDPEVSGGDAFDEMKQRAGAEGFEFPYLYDENQEVSKIYGPLRTPHVFLLEKTAEGNIVRYVGAIDNDTENANPDKVRYVEEAISAILKGSKPDPASTKAIGCGVKWQES, from the coding sequence ATGAAAAAATTACTTTTCCTTCTCGGTGCAGGACTGCTCTTCTCCATGCCGTTCGCCTATGCCCAGCCATCCTATTCCGGCGGATACGCGATTGGCGATAAGGCTGTTTCCTTTTCCCTGAAAAATGTGGATGGCCGCATGGTGTCACTTGATGATTATGATTCGGCGAAAGGCTATGTGATCATTTTTACGTGTAATACCTGCCCGTATTCAAGGGCTTATGAATCGCGGATCAAACAGCTGCATGAAAAATACGCTTCCGGTGGATTTCCCGTGCTGGCCATTAATCCAAATGACCCTGAGGTCTCCGGCGGCGATGCTTTTGATGAAATGAAACAACGGGCCGGTGCCGAGGGTTTTGAGTTCCCTTATCTGTATGACGAAAACCAGGAGGTTTCGAAAATTTATGGCCCCCTGCGTACCCCGCATGTCTTTTTACTTGAAAAGACCGCGGAAGGAAATATCGTACGTTACGTGGGGGCTATTGATAACGATACAGAGAACGCCAATCCTGATAAGGTCCGTTACGTGGAAGAAGCTATATCGGCAATTCTCAAAGGGAGCAAGCCCGATCCGGCAAGCACAAAGGCCATTGGTTGCGGCGTAAAATGGCAGGAAAGCTAA
- a CDS encoding 3'-5' exonuclease, with product MTNFTEQLKLNLKRPIVFFDLETTGVHVGVDRIVEYSFLKVMLDGTTAGLTRKVNPEMPIPLTSSLIHGIYDEDVKDEPTFRQQAKNLANFLEGCDLAGYNCIKFDIPVLMEEFLRAGIEFDFEGRKVVDVQNIFHQMEQRTLKAAYKFYCNKELIAAHSAEADIVATYEVLLAQLERYANVEIEDKDGKKIIPVQNDVEALHKFTSLRDNVDFAGRMVYDEQGREIFNFGKHKGKLVEEVLNNEPSYYDWMMNGDFPLYTKKKLTEIRLRKFNK from the coding sequence ATGACTAATTTTACCGAACAATTAAAACTTAACCTGAAGCGCCCGATTGTGTTTTTTGACCTGGAAACTACCGGGGTGCATGTTGGAGTTGACCGCATTGTGGAATATTCTTTTCTGAAAGTAATGCTTGACGGAACAACGGCAGGGCTTACCCGCAAAGTAAATCCCGAAATGCCTATTCCGCTGACCTCTTCGCTTATTCACGGCATTTATGATGAGGACGTGAAAGATGAACCCACATTCCGGCAGCAGGCAAAGAACCTGGCCAATTTCCTGGAAGGCTGCGACCTGGCAGGCTATAATTGTATAAAGTTTGATATCCCGGTGTTGATGGAGGAATTTCTCCGGGCGGGAATAGAGTTTGATTTTGAAGGCCGGAAAGTAGTGGACGTGCAGAATATTTTCCATCAAATGGAACAGCGTACCCTGAAGGCTGCCTATAAATTTTACTGTAATAAGGAACTGATCGCCGCCCATTCTGCCGAAGCGGATATCGTGGCTACCTATGAAGTGCTGCTGGCCCAGCTGGAGCGTTATGCCAATGTAGAAATCGAGGACAAGGATGGAAAAAAAATTATCCCTGTTCAAAACGACGTGGAAGCACTGCATAAATTTACCAGCCTCAGGGATAATGTAGATTTTGCCGGCCGCATGGTCTATGATGAGCAGGGAAGGGAAATATTTAATTTTGGTAAGCACAAGGGGAAGCTGGTGGAAGAAGTGCTTAATAATGAACCCAGCTACTATGACTGGATGATGAACGGTGATTTCCCTCTTTATACCAAGAAAAAACTGACGGAAATACGCTTGCGGAAATTCAATAAGTAA
- a CDS encoding DUF3307 domain-containing protein: MSIIILLRLLAAHLIADFLLQPSGWVKSKNDLKWRSPHLYVHVLVHGAATYLFLGIWDNYQVPLIVMGSHLLIDLGKASLRWKNLYTFIADQVLHLAVLTGCWLALTGQGAILAASLRELLANPAAWVLLTGYLLVLFPAGVVISIATRKWCQQLEDRQGLAEAGKWIGYSERFLILTFILLSRYEAIGFLIAAKSVFRFNEIMKDKERKEAEYFLIGTLLSISFALAAGLLTKSLL; encoded by the coding sequence ATGAGCATCATCATCCTGCTTCGCCTGCTCGCGGCCCATCTCATAGCGGATTTCCTGCTGCAGCCCTCCGGCTGGGTAAAAAGTAAGAACGATCTCAAATGGCGATCTCCGCATCTTTACGTCCACGTCCTGGTACACGGTGCAGCTACCTACCTCTTCCTGGGAATATGGGACAATTACCAGGTGCCGCTAATTGTCATGGGCAGCCACTTGCTGATTGACCTGGGCAAGGCAAGCCTGCGATGGAAGAATCTTTATACTTTTATTGCCGACCAGGTTTTGCACCTGGCGGTACTTACCGGTTGCTGGCTGGCCCTGACCGGACAGGGAGCCATCCTGGCAGCATCCCTTCGGGAACTCCTGGCAAACCCGGCAGCATGGGTACTCCTTACCGGCTACCTGCTGGTATTGTTTCCCGCGGGAGTGGTGATCAGCATCGCTACCCGGAAATGGTGTCAGCAGCTGGAGGACAGGCAGGGCCTGGCGGAAGCCGGGAAATGGATCGGATACTCGGAACGATTCCTCATCCTCACTTTTATTTTGCTAAGCCGTTATGAAGCCATCGGTTTCCTGATTGCGGCAAAATCCGTTTTCCGGTTCAATGAAATAATGAAGGACAAAGAAAGAAAAGAAGCGGAATACTTCCTCATAGGTACCCTGCTCAGTATCAGCTTTGCGCTTGCCGCCGGCCTGCTTACCAAAAGCCTCTTATAA
- a CDS encoding SatD family protein yields MKKENSHIAVITGDIVESGRLEPAAREKMPEKLKRIFSSLHRTGENQQEFSIFRGDSFQGIVQDPAQALRTALWIRTTLMKANAEMGSYDCRLAIGVGKVTFMAANALESDGEAFRYSGPALDAMDQDDRLKIVTPWEPVNKEMHVACKLMDIILKRWTPIQAGIIAETLEGKTQNTIAASLDITQPAVSASLKTSGWSAVEELIKRYQTLVKSHVQ; encoded by the coding sequence ATGAAAAAAGAAAATAGCCATATTGCCGTAATAACCGGAGATATTGTCGAGTCCGGCAGGCTGGAACCGGCCGCACGGGAAAAGATGCCCGAAAAATTAAAGCGTATTTTTTCCTCGCTCCACAGGACGGGGGAAAACCAGCAGGAATTCAGCATCTTCCGCGGAGACAGTTTCCAGGGAATTGTACAGGATCCGGCGCAGGCGCTCCGGACAGCCCTATGGATCAGAACTACCCTTATGAAAGCAAATGCGGAAATGGGTTCCTATGATTGCCGGCTGGCTATAGGAGTAGGTAAAGTAACTTTCATGGCGGCAAACGCCCTTGAATCGGATGGGGAAGCCTTCCGGTACTCCGGCCCCGCATTGGATGCCATGGACCAGGACGACCGCTTGAAAATCGTTACTCCCTGGGAGCCGGTGAATAAGGAAATGCACGTTGCCTGCAAACTTATGGACATTATTCTCAAACGATGGACTCCCATCCAGGCAGGGATCATTGCCGAAACGCTTGAAGGGAAAACCCAGAATACCATCGCCGCTTCCTTGGATATCACGCAGCCCGCCGTCAGCGCCAGCCTGAAGACATCAGGCTGGAGTGCCGTAGAGGAACTGATAAAACGATACCAAACCCTTGTAAAAAGCCACGTACAATGA